A single Micromonospora sp. CCTCC AA 2012012 DNA region contains:
- a CDS encoding P-loop NTPase family protein: MNAPSRILVYGVYGAGKSTLAARLAERLGLPWYPVDDLLWQPGWVEVPVAVQRSRIEEICRRDRWIIDGAYHGWRDVPLTRADLVVGLDYPRWRSFWRLLRRTAGRLVSGEVICNGNRESLRSVLSRDSILVWHVTAFGRARRRMRAWRSDPSGPPVLLFRSPAALDRWLVDLPTGSDS; this comes from the coding sequence GTGAACGCACCCTCCCGCATCCTGGTCTACGGGGTGTACGGCGCCGGCAAGTCCACCCTCGCCGCCCGGCTGGCGGAGCGCCTGGGCCTGCCCTGGTATCCGGTCGACGACCTGCTCTGGCAGCCGGGCTGGGTGGAGGTGCCGGTCGCGGTGCAGCGCAGCCGGATCGAGGAGATCTGCCGGCGGGACCGCTGGATCATCGACGGGGCGTACCACGGCTGGCGGGACGTGCCGCTGACCCGCGCCGACCTGGTGGTCGGCCTGGACTACCCGCGCTGGCGATCGTTCTGGCGGCTGCTGCGCCGCACGGCGGGCCGGCTGGTGTCGGGGGAGGTGATCTGCAACGGCAACCGCGAGTCGCTGCGCAGCGTGCTGTCCCGCGACTCGATCCTGGTCTGGCACGTCACCGCGTTCGGCCGCGCCCGGCGGCGGATGCGCGCCTGGCGCAGCGACCCGTCCGGCCCGCCGGTGCTGCTGTTCCGCTCCCCGGCGGCCCTGGACCGCTGGCTGGTCGACCTGCCCACCGGCTCGGACTCCTGA
- a CDS encoding glycoside hydrolase family 10 protein: MPPAAHAARRRRTHAVVALLVALAVVLVGGAWSLRDRGDGDGDRAVRSTVPDAVGCAGRALTAPRELRGMWITTVNNIDWPSRRGLPAEAARAEFRGWLDLAVRRNHNAVFVHVRPSGDALWPSAYAPWSEWLTGRRDGRDPGWDPMEFMVAEAHARNLEFHAWFNPYRGGQPATVGGPGPRVDQLAPNHPLRQHPDWVVTYPSADRPGSRLYFNPGIPEARRFVEDSMLEAVARYDVDGVHFDDFFYPYPEAGQDFPDDAAFARYGRRFADRDTWRRDNVNTLVREMSERIKALKPWVKFGISPFGIWRNQRTDPTGSPTAGLQSYDDIYADTRLWVRRQWLDYVVPQLYWHIGFGKADYAKLLPWWAATVQGTRVQLYIGQADYRVGEKGAWRDPAELDRQLTLNRRYGVQGSVHFSAAQVRADKLGAVSRYSANHYAGPALVPTMAQLPAAAPAAPTVTDARRDDTGGVALTWRGEAATSFAVYRLDGDTAALVGTVRGTGWVDRTAPPGRPLAYCVSGVDRSGTEGRLSAAAPVPAR; encoded by the coding sequence GCCCGCCGCCGTCGTACCCATGCCGTCGTCGCGCTGCTCGTGGCGCTGGCCGTGGTGCTCGTCGGCGGCGCCTGGTCGCTGCGTGACCGGGGGGACGGCGACGGCGACCGCGCGGTGCGGTCGACCGTCCCCGACGCGGTCGGCTGCGCGGGCCGGGCGCTCACCGCGCCCCGCGAGCTGCGCGGCATGTGGATCACGACGGTGAACAACATCGACTGGCCGAGCCGGCGCGGGTTGCCGGCCGAGGCGGCGCGGGCCGAGTTCCGGGGCTGGCTGGACCTGGCCGTACGCCGCAACCACAACGCCGTCTTCGTGCACGTACGCCCCAGCGGCGACGCGCTCTGGCCGTCGGCGTACGCGCCGTGGTCGGAGTGGCTGACCGGGCGCCGCGACGGGCGCGACCCGGGCTGGGACCCGATGGAGTTCATGGTCGCCGAGGCGCACGCCCGCAACCTGGAGTTCCACGCCTGGTTCAACCCGTACCGGGGCGGGCAGCCGGCCACCGTCGGCGGTCCAGGTCCCCGGGTCGACCAGCTCGCGCCGAACCACCCGCTGCGGCAGCACCCCGACTGGGTGGTGACCTACCCCAGCGCCGACCGGCCCGGCAGCCGCCTCTATTTCAATCCGGGCATCCCCGAGGCGCGCCGGTTCGTCGAGGACTCCATGCTGGAGGCGGTCGCGCGGTACGACGTCGACGGGGTGCACTTCGACGACTTCTTCTACCCCTACCCGGAGGCCGGGCAGGACTTCCCCGACGACGCGGCGTTCGCCCGGTACGGCCGGCGGTTCGCCGACCGGGACACCTGGCGGCGGGACAACGTCAACACCCTGGTCCGCGAGATGAGCGAGCGGATCAAGGCGCTCAAGCCGTGGGTGAAGTTCGGCATCAGCCCGTTCGGCATCTGGCGCAACCAGCGCACCGACCCGACCGGCTCGCCGACCGCCGGCCTGCAGAGCTACGACGACATCTACGCCGACACCCGGCTCTGGGTCCGCCGGCAGTGGCTGGACTACGTCGTGCCGCAGCTCTACTGGCACATCGGCTTCGGCAAGGCCGACTACGCCAAGCTGCTGCCGTGGTGGGCGGCCACGGTGCAGGGCACCCGGGTGCAGCTCTACATCGGCCAGGCCGACTACCGGGTGGGGGAGAAGGGCGCCTGGCGCGACCCGGCCGAGCTGGACCGGCAGCTCACCCTCAACCGCCGCTACGGGGTGCAGGGGAGCGTCCACTTCAGCGCCGCCCAGGTACGCGCCGACAAGCTCGGCGCGGTCAGCCGGTACAGCGCGAACCACTACGCCGGACCGGCGCTGGTGCCCACGATGGCGCAGCTGCCGGCGGCGGCGCCGGCCGCGCCCACCGTCACCGACGCGCGGCGGGACGACACCGGCGGGGTGGCGTTGACCTGGCGCGGGGAGGCCGCCACCAGCTTCGCCGTCTACCGGCTGGACGGCGACACCGCCGCGCTCGTCGGCACCGTCCGGGGCACCGGCTGGGTCGACCGGACCGCCCCGCCTGGCCGCCCGCTGGCCTACTGCGTCTCCGGCGTGGACCGCAGCGGCACCGAGGGCCGGCTCAGCGCCGCCGCGCCCGTCCCGGCCCGGTAG